One Natrinema halophilum genomic window carries:
- a CDS encoding rubrerythrin-like domain-containing protein: MKDIELDPETESTYECFNCGTVVRASAPNACPDCGAEMRNRHTPIE, from the coding sequence ATGAAAGATATCGAACTCGATCCTGAGACGGAATCGACCTACGAGTGCTTTAATTGCGGAACTGTCGTCCGCGCATCCGCGCCAAACGCGTGCCCTGACTGCGGCGCGGAGATGCGCAACCGTCACACGCCGATCGAGTGA
- a CDS encoding GAF domain-containing protein, translating into MPFERTFDDARLLVVEPHEKRSERVSSALEDDALDVIAVATADAALETLGSHSVDCLLTAQSFPDEEMTGLDLLEAVHGIDPDLPVVLAPADGDESLASESIAAGVSAYVPRDGTASESVEDCRRAIERALSTGRARRDRRARARQFDAVFEDPETHSWILDPDGTVRRANEPALAAIDATANDVRGRPFRDLPLWQRTVDGPDGIAETIEQATTGDVAHRELTQVRVDGSDGTDATDSSWSETERSDAVRTLELTVRSVRDGTGTVESLLAQATDVTERVRLERDLRESEELHRVTLNNMTDTVLITDDDGEFTYVCPNVHFIFGYSDDEIHDMGSIDELLGPDLFDRAELESAGVLTNIECSATDKAGREHTLLVNAREVSIQGGTTLYSCRDITKRKRREEALTALHRTARELLYAETGREIADVVVEDATDVLNLTASAAYLFNTDENVLQPVASSPGMEQLHGPVRDHRATDDSIPGRVFVDGQSRFFSDVHDSPSLSNPGSDLRSAAYVPLGDHGVFVAGSSESDAFDEVSRELTDLLAATAEAALDRVEREQTLRERDRELERRNRQLTRLNGVNEIIRELDQALVRAETRDEIERAVCDRLTTADRFSFAWIGTVDASGDGDRLVSRTYGGASEGREYLDSVSLSLADASEPAVRTAVDREETVVSNVADGLRDEPWRSSALTREYQSVVSVPLSYDELTYGVLTVYADQPEAFDDMIRAVLAELGETIASAIAAVERKHALLSDASTRLEFEVADDAFVFTRLARQADCTLSFTGGIRQRADGASVIVTVDGTSPHAVVAAATELVSVEDATVISTDRRSGDDGATRDGNSESEGGVGGVVVVHLSRPVFALQLADHGVVVHRVEATPLSTRVVVDVPRSVDASGSADVVSNVFSSVELRSKQTVERTWPRDVRSELRERLTERQLEVVRLAYYGGYFESPREQSGEDVAETLDISPAAFYRHVRTVQRKLFAVVFDEIGLPANTSHRVE; encoded by the coding sequence ATGCCATTCGAACGGACGTTCGACGACGCTCGGCTCCTCGTCGTAGAACCACACGAGAAGAGGTCTGAGAGGGTCTCGAGTGCACTCGAGGACGACGCGCTCGACGTGATCGCGGTCGCGACTGCTGACGCGGCGCTCGAGACCCTCGGATCCCACTCCGTCGACTGTCTGCTGACCGCACAGTCGTTCCCGGATGAAGAGATGACTGGCCTCGATCTGCTCGAGGCGGTCCACGGGATCGATCCCGACCTTCCGGTCGTCCTCGCGCCGGCCGATGGCGACGAATCGCTGGCCAGTGAATCGATCGCCGCAGGCGTCTCCGCGTACGTCCCCCGTGACGGCACCGCCAGCGAATCGGTCGAGGACTGTCGAAGGGCAATCGAACGGGCGCTGTCGACGGGCCGAGCGCGACGGGACCGACGAGCCCGCGCTCGACAGTTCGATGCCGTCTTCGAGGATCCGGAAACGCATTCGTGGATCCTCGACCCGGATGGAACCGTTCGGCGGGCGAACGAGCCTGCACTCGCAGCGATCGACGCGACCGCGAACGACGTTCGAGGGCGTCCCTTTCGAGACCTTCCCTTGTGGCAGCGTACCGTCGACGGCCCCGACGGGATAGCGGAGACGATCGAACAGGCGACGACCGGCGATGTCGCCCACCGGGAACTGACGCAGGTTCGCGTCGACGGTAGTGACGGGACCGACGCGACCGATTCGAGCTGGAGCGAGACCGAGCGATCGGACGCGGTTCGCACGCTCGAACTGACGGTCCGCTCAGTTCGAGACGGGACCGGAACTGTTGAATCGCTCCTGGCGCAGGCGACCGACGTCACCGAGCGCGTTCGCCTCGAGCGAGACCTCCGGGAATCGGAGGAACTCCATCGGGTGACGCTCAACAACATGACGGACACCGTCCTCATCACCGACGATGACGGCGAGTTCACCTACGTCTGTCCGAACGTCCACTTCATCTTCGGCTACTCGGACGACGAAATCCACGACATGGGGTCGATCGACGAATTGCTCGGGCCGGACCTGTTCGACCGAGCGGAGCTCGAGTCGGCTGGCGTGCTGACGAACATCGAGTGCAGCGCGACCGACAAGGCGGGCCGCGAACACACGCTGCTGGTCAACGCCCGCGAAGTCTCAATTCAGGGCGGGACGACTCTGTACAGCTGTCGCGACATCACGAAGCGAAAACGCCGCGAGGAGGCGTTGACAGCGCTCCACCGAACCGCACGCGAACTTCTGTACGCAGAGACCGGTCGTGAAATTGCGGACGTCGTCGTCGAGGATGCGACGGACGTGCTGAATCTGACAGCCAGCGCCGCTTACCTCTTCAATACGGATGAAAACGTGTTGCAACCGGTCGCATCGTCGCCGGGAATGGAGCAGTTACATGGGCCCGTCCGCGACCATCGGGCGACAGACGACAGCATTCCAGGTCGCGTCTTCGTCGACGGCCAGAGTCGGTTCTTTTCGGACGTCCACGATTCACCGTCGCTTTCGAATCCCGGGTCCGACTTGCGCAGTGCGGCGTACGTCCCGCTCGGTGACCACGGCGTTTTCGTCGCGGGATCGTCGGAGTCGGACGCGTTCGACGAGGTTTCGCGTGAACTGACCGATCTACTGGCCGCGACCGCGGAAGCGGCTCTCGATCGGGTCGAACGGGAGCAAACGCTTCGCGAACGGGACCGCGAACTCGAGCGGCGGAACCGTCAGCTCACCCGCCTCAACGGGGTCAACGAGATAATCAGGGAGCTCGATCAGGCGCTGGTCAGGGCGGAGACCCGCGACGAGATCGAACGGGCCGTTTGCGATCGGCTGACCACCGCTGACCGGTTTTCATTCGCCTGGATCGGTACCGTTGACGCAAGCGGCGATGGCGATCGCCTCGTTTCGCGCACGTACGGCGGAGCCAGCGAGGGCCGGGAGTACCTCGATAGCGTGTCGCTCTCGCTCGCGGACGCGAGCGAACCCGCTGTCAGGACGGCGGTCGATCGCGAAGAAACCGTCGTGTCGAACGTCGCCGACGGACTGCGCGACGAACCGTGGCGGTCGTCGGCTCTCACCCGCGAGTACCAGTCCGTCGTGAGCGTCCCGCTGTCCTACGATGAGTTAACGTACGGCGTTCTGACGGTATACGCAGACCAGCCAGAGGCATTCGACGACATGATCCGGGCCGTGCTCGCGGAACTCGGCGAGACGATCGCCTCCGCGATCGCCGCGGTCGAGCGCAAACACGCGCTCCTGTCTGATGCGAGCACGCGACTCGAGTTCGAGGTGGCAGACGACGCGTTCGTCTTCACCCGACTTGCACGGCAGGCCGACTGTACTCTCTCGTTCACCGGCGGCATCCGCCAGCGCGCTGACGGTGCGTCGGTGATCGTCACGGTCGACGGAACGTCCCCCCACGCGGTCGTCGCCGCCGCTACGGAACTCGTCTCCGTCGAAGACGCGACCGTCATTAGCACCGACAGGCGCAGTGGCGACGATGGTGCCACGCGTGACGGTAACAGCGAGTCGGAAGGCGGTGTCGGGGGAGTGGTCGTCGTCCATCTCTCACGGCCCGTGTTCGCTCTGCAACTCGCCGACCACGGCGTAGTGGTCCATCGCGTCGAAGCGACACCCCTGAGCACGCGAGTGGTCGTCGACGTTCCCAGGTCTGTCGACGCGAGCGGGAGCGCCGACGTCGTCTCAAACGTGTTTTCGAGCGTCGAACTGCGATCGAAACAGACCGTCGAACGGACGTGGCCGCGGGACGTTCGCTCGGAACTGCGCGAACGCCTCACCGAGCGCCAACTCGAGGTCGTTCGCCTCGCGTACTACGGCGGTTACTTCGAATCGCCGCGAGAACAGTCCGGAGAGGATGTCGCCGAAACGCTCGATATTTCTCCGGCTGCATTCTACCGACACGTCAGGACAGTCCAGCGGAAACTCTTCGCGGTCGTCTTCGACGAGATCGGCCTTCCGGCAAATACGTCACACCGGGTTGAATAG
- a CDS encoding DUF7556 family protein has translation MAPEAKSAGRPLEASSDVVAAIDEIDGRSHLVIADIARDDAWIAMSTPGTVALNEYR, from the coding sequence ATGGCACCCGAAGCGAAGTCGGCAGGACGACCGCTGGAGGCGTCGAGCGACGTGGTGGCCGCGATCGACGAGATCGACGGACGGTCACACCTCGTGATCGCCGATATCGCTCGCGACGACGCCTGGATCGCGATGTCGACGCCAGGAACTGTGGCGCTGAACGAATACCGCTGA
- a CDS encoding DUF2196 domain-containing protein gives MSIDRPTADELRQGITVEIVQGDQDVESEEAEPIIGEVATIYGDEPEGAQVELKSGVVGHVQSVVSDR, from the coding sequence ATGTCCATCGATCGACCGACAGCCGACGAACTACGCCAGGGAATCACCGTCGAGATCGTTCAGGGCGATCAGGACGTCGAGTCGGAAGAGGCAGAGCCCATCATCGGTGAGGTCGCGACGATCTACGGCGACGAACCGGAAGGAGCACAGGTCGAACTGAAAAGCGGCGTCGTCGGACACGTCCAGTCAGTCGTTTCCGACCGATAA
- the msrB gene encoding peptide-methionine (R)-S-oxide reductase MsrB — translation MSNEADRVPTSDDEWHEELSDEEYRILREAGTEPPFSGEFVEHKDDGTYVCAGCGAELFDSETKFESGCGWPSFYDVDDDRVETQPDTSHGMRRTEVLCANCGGHLGHVFDDGPDPTGKRYCINSVALGFDDE, via the coding sequence ATGAGCAACGAGGCTGATCGCGTTCCAACGAGTGACGACGAGTGGCACGAGGAATTAAGCGACGAGGAGTATCGGATTCTCCGCGAAGCCGGTACCGAACCGCCGTTTAGCGGCGAATTCGTCGAACACAAGGACGACGGAACGTACGTCTGTGCGGGCTGTGGGGCCGAACTGTTCGATTCCGAGACGAAGTTCGAATCCGGGTGCGGCTGGCCGAGTTTCTACGACGTCGATGATGACCGGGTTGAGACCCAACCCGACACCAGCCACGGTATGCGCCGCACCGAGGTCCTGTGTGCGAACTGTGGCGGCCACCTCGGCCACGTCTTCGATGACGGCCCCGATCCGACGGGCAAGCGATACTGCATCAACTCCGTCGCCCTCGGGTTCGACGACGAATAG
- a CDS encoding carboxypeptidase-like regulatory domain-containing protein has product MNRLVLLVAVGLCLAALVGVGAAQSNEEKTVTVHVVDDVGNDVGGASVTASWEGGERTGQTASNGQTLIDVPTDASVSIAVDHDDYVQNNPVQIGTVTDHTTETVTVCPPTDGEIAVTENGNPIETATVTLTKRGDDRAAAEGTTDANGIFATTDLETGDYDVTVRKPGYYEETTTVDLNAVNGTTVEVESGMAEVTFTVSDGHLEQPLEVDVTVLNDGERDSTVSTNENGQRSIDLAVNTEYTVRIDGEGYGEHERKLTVGETDTNRRYQIERSPSLTLEAANERIILGETVGVTVTDEYGEPVDEVAVRIGGSKVATTDADGSATVPIETAGSLEVTAAIDGTVSNAVVVEGIDPNADEDEDEDDDTARENTDNSSETLTSDDSVPGFGAPAALVIVALLVGKLAFHQR; this is encoded by the coding sequence ATGAATCGCCTCGTACTTCTCGTCGCAGTGGGGCTTTGTCTGGCAGCACTCGTCGGTGTCGGAGCCGCCCAGTCGAACGAGGAGAAAACGGTTACGGTCCACGTTGTCGACGACGTCGGAAACGACGTCGGTGGCGCGTCGGTCACTGCCTCGTGGGAGGGTGGGGAACGTACCGGTCAGACGGCTTCGAACGGTCAGACGCTCATCGACGTTCCGACAGACGCGAGCGTTTCGATCGCCGTCGACCACGACGATTACGTCCAGAATAATCCCGTCCAGATCGGGACGGTAACCGATCACACGACCGAAACGGTCACGGTTTGTCCGCCGACGGATGGAGAAATCGCGGTCACGGAAAACGGTAACCCGATCGAGACCGCGACGGTTACGCTCACCAAACGCGGGGACGACCGCGCTGCGGCAGAAGGAACAACCGACGCCAACGGCATCTTCGCGACTACCGACCTCGAGACGGGCGACTACGACGTTACCGTTCGAAAGCCCGGGTACTACGAGGAAACGACCACGGTCGATCTCAACGCCGTTAACGGAACGACAGTCGAAGTTGAATCGGGGATGGCGGAGGTTACGTTTACGGTCTCCGATGGCCATCTCGAGCAGCCACTCGAGGTCGACGTCACCGTTTTGAACGACGGCGAGCGTGACTCGACCGTCTCGACGAACGAGAACGGCCAGCGCAGCATCGACCTGGCCGTCAATACGGAATATACCGTTCGTATCGACGGCGAAGGCTACGGCGAACATGAACGAAAACTGACGGTCGGCGAAACCGACACGAATCGCAGATACCAGATAGAGCGATCCCCATCGCTGACCCTCGAGGCCGCGAACGAACGCATCATTCTCGGCGAAACCGTTGGCGTCACCGTCACCGACGAATACGGCGAACCCGTCGACGAGGTCGCCGTTCGTATCGGCGGTTCGAAAGTCGCCACGACCGACGCAGACGGTTCGGCGACGGTTCCGATCGAGACGGCGGGTTCGCTCGAGGTTACGGCCGCTATCGACGGAACGGTTTCGAACGCGGTTGTCGTGGAAGGTATAGATCCAAACGCGGACGAGGATGAGGACGAGGACGACGATACTGCAAGAGAGAACACCGACAACAGTTCCGAAACGCTGACCTCCGATGACAGCGTCCCCGGATTCGGCGCGCCGGCTGCGCTCGTCATAGTTGCATTACTCGTTGGTAAACTCGCTTTCCATCAGCGATAG
- a CDS encoding bacterio-opsin activator domain-containing protein — protein sequence MESRHDLATSALETLPITVAIIDDDGEILLTNRSWREFGPGEQSDDHVGVDYLATTATGDDEYAREALTGIEAVLAGERKAFSMEYPCHSPDEKRWFLMRVNRFHRGDERLASLVHLEITERKLAEIAAAENARELRDERRALEHVLERVDGLVRNVTDAAVSAGTRAEIERDVCRRLVETDPYVLAWIGRVDVTNRRLSPREWASNENVPLEDDEIVLDADDTHPAVRALSEGGTQIIQNVASFDGAGRLWPTGAGEQFQSVAALPLTYGDVTYGVLVVFAGEPDVFDERELLVLESLSGTVATAMNALETRRMLTSETIVAVEVTIEDPSLFVTNLSNEFNAAIDYRGQTHARDGSPLVFLIVDRELTDDETDAIEHDREIAVLSDTEDSTVLEVSDPDGLITTLSEHGGIIRECTVSDGIADLAIELPDGRSARSVYDLLDQRYDRVELVSYHEREEPAQTPRGMTTRLESSLTDRQLTALRTAYYANYFEWPRDVTGEEVAASMDITRSTFHQHLRTAQRKLLDELFE from the coding sequence ATGGAGTCTCGCCACGACCTCGCCACATCGGCTCTCGAGACGCTTCCAATCACCGTGGCAATCATCGACGACGACGGCGAAATTCTGCTGACGAATCGGTCATGGCGCGAGTTCGGACCCGGCGAGCAGTCCGACGACCACGTCGGCGTCGACTACCTCGCGACGACCGCGACCGGTGACGATGAATACGCCCGAGAGGCCCTGACAGGTATCGAAGCCGTTCTCGCAGGCGAACGGAAGGCGTTTTCGATGGAGTATCCGTGTCACTCGCCCGACGAAAAGCGGTGGTTCCTGATGCGCGTCAATCGATTTCACCGCGGCGACGAACGGCTGGCATCGCTCGTTCACCTCGAGATCACCGAACGAAAACTGGCGGAAATCGCAGCCGCGGAAAACGCTCGCGAGTTGCGCGACGAGCGTCGCGCGCTCGAACACGTCCTGGAACGCGTCGACGGCCTCGTCCGGAACGTCACCGACGCTGCTGTCAGTGCGGGGACGAGAGCGGAGATCGAGCGTGACGTCTGTCGTCGGCTCGTCGAGACGGACCCCTACGTACTCGCCTGGATCGGGCGCGTTGACGTTACGAATCGACGGCTATCGCCTCGCGAGTGGGCCAGTAATGAGAACGTTCCCCTCGAAGACGACGAGATCGTCCTCGACGCAGACGACACACACCCCGCCGTTAGAGCGCTTTCTGAGGGCGGAACGCAGATAATTCAGAACGTTGCATCGTTCGACGGCGCCGGTCGATTGTGGCCAACGGGAGCCGGAGAGCAGTTCCAATCGGTCGCTGCACTGCCCCTAACGTACGGCGACGTCACCTACGGCGTTCTCGTCGTGTTTGCCGGCGAACCCGACGTGTTCGACGAGCGAGAACTGCTCGTCCTCGAGTCGCTTTCCGGGACGGTCGCGACCGCGATGAACGCACTCGAAACCAGACGGATGCTCACGTCCGAGACCATCGTTGCAGTAGAGGTAACCATCGAGGATCCGTCACTGTTCGTCACGAACCTGTCGAACGAATTCAACGCTGCGATCGACTACCGCGGGCAAACGCACGCCCGCGACGGTTCCCCGCTCGTCTTTCTTATCGTCGATCGCGAACTCACGGACGACGAGACGGACGCGATCGAACACGACCGCGAAATAGCGGTCCTCTCTGATACCGAAGACAGCACTGTTCTCGAGGTTTCCGATCCCGACGGACTGATCACTACCCTGAGTGAACACGGCGGGATAATCCGAGAGTGTACGGTTTCCGACGGAATCGCCGATCTCGCTATCGAACTGCCGGACGGACGATCTGCGCGTTCGGTTTACGACCTATTGGACCAGCGCTACGATCGTGTGGAACTGGTGAGCTACCACGAACGAGAGGAACCGGCACAGACGCCTCGAGGTATGACCACGCGACTCGAGTCGTCCCTGACTGACCGTCAGCTCACGGCGCTCCGAACGGCCTACTACGCCAACTACTTCGAATGGCCTCGCGACGTTACGGGTGAGGAAGTAGCCGCATCGATGGACATCACCCGGTCGACGTTCCATCAGCACTTACGAACCGCTCAGCGAAAACTGCTCGACGAACTATTCGAGTAA
- a CDS encoding phytoene/squalene synthase family protein, whose product MQQEHINAGKAIQKRTGKTFYLATRFLPERVRHATHVLYAFFRIADEVVDDADGVGSETQRTQLENLRAQALGERPPDDPVLEAFQELRERYGITDEEIDTFIDAMATDIETSRYETYADLESYMRGSAASVGVMMTAIMNPADEETALPHAVKLGEAFQMTNFLRDVREDILERDRIYVPQETLREHGVDPAQIERLEFSDSFASAMASELQRTEDLYREGVAGIRYLPTDCQLPVLLAAVLYAEHHNVIRSQDYDVLSTEPSLSTTRKLWCLAKTRWHWHWNSDPEAVFQRVSAVPAAEPERRSPEHGDSIPTR is encoded by the coding sequence ATGCAACAGGAACACATCAACGCAGGCAAGGCGATACAGAAGCGGACCGGGAAGACGTTCTATCTCGCAACGCGGTTTCTCCCCGAACGAGTGCGACACGCCACACACGTCCTCTATGCATTCTTCCGGATCGCCGACGAGGTCGTCGACGACGCAGACGGCGTCGGCTCGGAAACCCAGCGGACCCAACTCGAGAACCTTCGAGCCCAGGCCCTCGGCGAAAGACCCCCAGATGACCCGGTTCTCGAGGCGTTCCAGGAACTTCGGGAGCGGTACGGCATCACCGACGAGGAGATCGACACCTTCATCGACGCGATGGCGACCGATATCGAGACGAGCCGATACGAGACGTACGCAGATCTCGAGTCGTACATGCGGGGGTCGGCAGCATCAGTCGGCGTGATGATGACGGCGATCATGAATCCCGCAGACGAAGAAACCGCACTCCCCCACGCCGTCAAACTCGGTGAGGCGTTCCAGATGACGAATTTCCTGCGCGACGTTCGCGAAGATATTCTCGAGCGCGATCGGATCTACGTCCCACAGGAGACGCTACGGGAACACGGGGTCGATCCCGCACAGATCGAGCGACTCGAGTTCTCCGATTCGTTCGCATCGGCGATGGCCAGCGAACTCCAGCGGACGGAAGACCTTTATCGCGAAGGCGTGGCCGGGATTCGATATCTCCCCACGGATTGTCAACTCCCGGTATTGCTGGCGGCGGTTCTCTACGCGGAACACCACAACGTGATCCGGTCGCAAGATTACGACGTGCTTTCAACCGAGCCGTCGTTGTCGACGACCAGAAAGCTGTGGTGTCTCGCGAAGACGCGCTGGCACTGGCATTGGAACAGTGATCCCGAAGCCGTGTTCCAGCGGGTATCAGCGGTTCCGGCGGCCGAACCCGAGCGTCGCAGTCCCGAACACGGAGACAGCATTCCGACCCGGTAG
- the cruF gene encoding bisanhydrobacterioruberin hydratase — protein sequence MDNGERNGSSTSSSNPKPGANPDPKANVGSNPKTTDPTIRSHAPSSDAEETTRDVFQHRLEELVCENRFTIAVVFPVVGAVSLLASAEGLLPPSLSYNPLLLLFGTLVMRSPLVVALLPQVDRRAIVPLSVLTGYTYAIELIGVRTNWPYGAFEYGVRLGPMLGDEVPLALPLFFVPLVVNAYLLSLLVLGNRADRHLPRLLGAITAVLAIDLVLDPGAVAIGFWTYTPPGGYYGVPVSNYWGWLLSSVVAVVLVDIAFDRGALLDRVQSCEYALDDLVSFVLLWGTINVVYGNWLAAGVAGLFCLGLGQTDRYDIEMITTAFSTGRSQG from the coding sequence ATGGATAACGGCGAGCGGAACGGATCGTCGACGTCGAGCTCGAACCCGAAACCGGGCGCAAATCCAGACCCGAAGGCGAACGTCGGTTCGAATCCGAAGACGACCGACCCAACCATTCGATCGCACGCCCCTTCCAGCGACGCCGAGGAGACGACTCGAGATGTGTTTCAGCACCGTCTCGAGGAACTCGTCTGCGAGAACCGGTTTACGATCGCGGTGGTCTTTCCGGTTGTCGGCGCAGTGTCGCTGCTGGCCAGTGCCGAGGGACTGCTTCCCCCGTCGCTTTCGTACAACCCGCTGTTGCTCCTGTTCGGCACCCTGGTAATGCGCTCCCCCCTGGTCGTCGCGCTCTTGCCACAGGTTGACAGGCGAGCGATCGTCCCCCTTTCCGTCCTGACGGGATACACCTACGCGATCGAATTGATCGGCGTTAGAACGAACTGGCCATACGGGGCGTTCGAATACGGCGTCCGTCTGGGGCCGATGCTCGGCGACGAGGTGCCGCTTGCCCTTCCGCTGTTTTTCGTGCCGCTGGTAGTAAACGCCTACCTGCTTTCGCTTCTCGTACTCGGCAATCGCGCTGATCGCCACCTCCCGCGGCTTCTCGGAGCTATTACGGCTGTCCTCGCGATCGATCTAGTCCTCGATCCGGGAGCCGTCGCGATCGGATTCTGGACGTACACGCCGCCGGGAGGGTACTACGGCGTTCCCGTCTCGAACTACTGGGGGTGGCTCCTCTCGAGCGTCGTCGCCGTCGTCCTCGTCGATATCGCGTTCGATCGTGGAGCACTGCTCGATCGCGTGCAATCCTGTGAGTATGCACTGGATGACCTGGTGAGTTTCGTCCTGCTCTGGGGGACGATCAACGTCGTTTACGGGAACTGGTTGGCCGCCGGCGTCGCCGGTCTATTCTGTCTCGGACTCGGACAGACAGATCGGTACGATATCGAGATGATCACGACAGCATTTTCGACAGGTCGATCTCAGGGGTGA
- a CDS encoding prenyltransferase, whose amino-acid sequence MTERRSSTTASESPFGEQLSYLLELSRPRFWLYLAGPVLVGVVYAADSVGELVTPLTVVLFGYFLVPANVFLYGINDFYDREIDAANPKKEEREARYRGQRFVPAAVGLCGALPILFAPVLSTRALPWLVAFLVLGAAYSAPPVRFKTTPLLDSVSNGLYITPGAIAYVAVSGVQPPALAIAGGWLWAMGMHTFSAIPDIEPDRKTGIRTTATVLGERRTYAYCGACWLASAAAFGALDVRLGALMLGYPALIAAIATASVSVDRAYWWFPAINTVLGSLLTIGGLWRLLYG is encoded by the coding sequence ATGACGGAACGACGGAGTTCGACTACCGCGAGTGAATCCCCGTTCGGTGAGCAACTATCGTACCTGTTGGAACTGTCGCGGCCGCGGTTCTGGTTGTACCTGGCCGGCCCCGTCCTCGTCGGTGTCGTATACGCCGCCGATTCGGTCGGCGAACTGGTCACTCCGTTGACGGTCGTGCTGTTCGGTTACTTCCTCGTACCGGCGAACGTCTTCCTCTACGGGATCAACGACTTCTACGACCGCGAGATCGACGCGGCGAATCCAAAGAAAGAGGAGCGCGAAGCGCGCTATCGAGGACAGCGGTTCGTTCCCGCCGCAGTCGGACTCTGCGGGGCTCTTCCGATACTATTCGCACCGGTGCTGTCAACCCGGGCATTGCCCTGGCTCGTTGCGTTCCTGGTTCTCGGGGCGGCATACAGCGCCCCTCCAGTCAGGTTCAAAACGACGCCCCTGCTGGATTCTGTCTCCAACGGCCTCTATATTACTCCGGGGGCCATCGCCTACGTAGCGGTCTCCGGTGTCCAACCACCGGCCCTCGCTATCGCTGGCGGGTGGCTGTGGGCCATGGGGATGCACACGTTCTCAGCGATCCCGGACATCGAACCCGATCGGAAGACGGGTATTCGGACGACCGCGACGGTTCTTGGCGAGCGGCGGACCTATGCCTACTGCGGAGCGTGTTGGCTCGCCAGTGCGGCCGCCTTCGGCGCGCTCGACGTTCGACTCGGGGCGCTCATGCTCGGCTATCCGGCACTGATCGCGGCAATCGCCACCGCAAGCGTCTCCGTCGACCGCGCCTACTGGTGGTTCCCGGCGATCAACACCGTCCTTGGTTCGCTTCTGACGATTGGGGGACTCTGGAGGCTCCTGTATGGATAA